DNA sequence from the Vicia villosa cultivar HV-30 ecotype Madison, WI linkage group LG3, Vvil1.0, whole genome shotgun sequence genome:
TTTCAGTTTATAGTTAACTTTTTATTTATTGTAACTGGTTTTTAAAAAGTAGTTAGAAAGTTACTATTTAGAAAACTAGTTAGTTATAGTTTATTTGGTTTGTTACAGTTTGTTGACAGAGttttatatgattgatgtatgTCCCACTTTTGGTTCAAGCTCAATAATACAATTGATAGCTTCAAtttgacttctctcttttttaTTTGTGATCTTTCTTCCATGATGAATTCAATGTTCTAACATGGTATTATAAGCATGTCCGACCTACATgcatttttttcatctttttctccgATTCTTCTCTGATTTATCTTCACTAATGCCTCCTCTTGTAGCTCTTATCGATCCACATTGGATTAAAGCGGTCCTTGCTATGTTCGTCCAAGAGATGGACATTCATCCGTCAAAGTTACATTGATTTTTGAAGGCTACAAATTATTCATGGGCATATTCAATATGAATTGCTCTTGGTGGCAAAATGAAGCTTGAATTCGTAGTTGGATCTATATCAGTTCTAGGTGATTCTTTTGATCTGTCAATTTGTGCTTGGAGCAAATGCAACATGCTAATTCATTTGTGGCTAATCAATTATGTTTCTAAATCAATTGCAGAGTCTACTGTGTTCATGGAAAATACAATTGATGTTTGAAATgatttaaaagaaatattttttcatgGTATCTTATTTGTGTTTCAAAGTTACAACAAGAAACTTACATTCTTAAACAAGATTCTAAGACTGTCACTGAATTCTACTCTACTTTGAAAGTTTTTTCAGGATGAATTGGAGATTTACATGTCAATCTCTAATTGTACTTGCCGAATTCAATGTTCATGTGAAGCTATGAGACAAGCAAGGAAAAATCACAATTTATTGTATCCTAACAGATTTCTTACTAGtttgaatgaaaattttgttGTGTTAAGTCACAAATTCTGCCAATGGATCCATTGCTAACTATGAACAAGGTTTTTTTCAATGGTTCTTCAATATGAAAGACAAGGAAATTTTGTTTTCGTGATTATTTACAAGCCTTGATCAATGTCATGGGATTCAAGAAATTCAATTCTAAGTCAAGCAAATCCAATTTTCAGCATAACACCCCAAATTTCAAGATTTTCACTCATTATGGTACGATTGACCATACAATTAGGGTCTACTATATAAAACATAGTCTCCCCCTATCTCATTTTTGTAAAGGTTCAATGACCAAAATGTTGTcacagatgatgatgatgatgatgatgattaggggtgttcaaaaccaaaccaacccaatagaaaaccgcaaaccaaatcaaaccaaaccgaaaccgcaaaaaaccgcatttggttcggattagtttgggtcatcttttaacaaaaccgcacggtttggttcggtttgcggtttgtattttgtaaaccgaatcaaaccgcattatgttacaatctaaattttacttaactcacatccaacccaaacttaaacctattataccttaaccttatgattaccaacaattttctcatccttacacatataatttcaatcCCGATCATCTCAAATATCTAATAACATTagcgcaccttctttgccacatacatcttccttcttcttctatgATCTCtcctctcttatattctttctttttcaccttctcatttttatgtaaatatcTCATATTCcaatttcgtttttatcgcacatcttcttctctaatctctcaacacttttttcctttttcaccttcactaatttctagtctcttatatttttttcattatactaatttttatattgttttatgctattattttatgtttaatatttcacttttgtctaatttaattattacatattaaatggaaaattgttgtcaagatatgacgagttttgttgttatttgatagtgtatgaatgtctaaatacaaaattatgttgtcatctatatatgtatgtatggctcattaaaatatttgtaaaaaaccgaaccaaccgaaccaaaccaaaccgcattagtttggtttggtttggttcagatttttttaaaaagcaaaccgaaccaaaccaaaccgcacgattttttctcttgcggtttggatgatttttttcgtcaaaaccgcccaaaccgcaccgcgaacacccctaatgaTGATGACGACAACGATGATGAtaatgaggaggaggaggaggaggataaTGCATATTTTTAACAGTCAAATGTCAAGAGTGGTTCTTTTGTAATTACTCGAGATCAATTTGAGAAGATAGTGAATCTTCCTCAGAATTCATCTCGTAGTCAAACTTCAACACATGCAGTTTCAAACCATGTTGGATATTCTTAAATCATAAGTCCTCCACGTATGAATTACAAAGGGAATTCTCATTCTTTTGTCTACAAATGATGTACTTTGGACTCTTGGATCATAGATTCAAGAGCTAGAGATCATATATGCTccttgtaacagcccgaattttattatttgactaattaaattaaataaggatttatttacttaatttggacgaagtttgataattaattggatcgtcggtgttattgagaaacgtgttcagattattaagtgaagttggaatttattcggttaatcgaagaattaataaagtggaatatgtagaggaataatattagaattaatattattattggatttctTATTTGAGACAAAGTCGGATTaaattggattaatcggaaaataatattaagggtaataatagtATTTGttagagcataattatttatttgactactctattttatgattgggcctaattagttaggaagtggaattatttgggtaagcccaatatgaataatatagtaagggatggaagagtagaggtatcataattttcatttgcaaaagaagaggagaaaggagactaagagaagaagaaaaagggaagaacaacaaggggcaaaagctagggtttgaagcacattaaagaggtaagggggagaatccttattattatgggttagtatgattgggtcaatgggtagattaacctAATTTAgagattttgttcttcaatttctagattttgacatgtttaggggGAAACCCCTAAATTTCCATGATTttgtaattgtttgattttggtgaTAATTTTTCTATGTGATGATTAATGGTATTTAGATTGTTGATTGAATTCTTAATGTCTGTTAGATATAATCATTATACAGTAGCGTCATTTTGGTTTATGATATATACATTGATATTCATACTGCTAAATATATATATGGCTTCGTTGTGAGTTGTGAATTATACAGtataatatatgtttatatataatttGGTTATAATTTGGTGTGTATAATGCTTCTCATTTCTATATTTTAATAGAATAACAATATGGTTCATAAGGATACTACTTCTCATTCTTATGCACTGTACGTCATTTTCATTATCCATATGTATCTTACTTTTCTTTTTAAACCAATGTAAATATAACTATTAGTAAATCATGTTCCTGTTATGAACTTATGTTTTAAGTAAGAATCTAATTTCAAGTTTTTAATATATAATGGATactaatgaaaatgaaaataattatgagaggaAAATAATAGGAACAGTAGGATAGTGAGATTATGAAACAAGGGCTGttataaaacaaaatgaaatgcaaaacagtcccgtttgatcgaaatagccgaattaagcggtataattagttgtccggaatttaatgaaaatttacgtggtagctaagtttaattagtagattaacatggtgatgttatttttgttaaaaatgtgatatttacgaaccgtCCGAAATAGTTAggatttaaatatcttttatattaaatattagtttttggaatagaaaatgaattagaaacttggaactaatgtagtgtaattattaattagttgatttacttaatagttgaattaatttcaataagtataaTTGATTGGATTATAATAAGTATTGAAATTGATTATTCGGTTGTTGGTAACTTACGGTATTTTAGAAAGTTGACCGTAATTGTATTTTGaccaaatactaatgaattgatacttggtttagaagtgtattcttatattttgttacgatatgaattaacatgagatagtatggtttgccagtgttaattgtattttggtgaatcataattgaatattgtttctattatgtggattgatatcaatgtgttgtgaatgttgtgtacaattgatatataattcatagagttgaactATTATGGGTATGcgataagttaagattgatgagataatcttaattgcatatgtttgttaacattgtacatacattcatgtcatggcatgccttgaaacaaaggtggtttgctttgaagcaaaagcgaggcttagattctagagtgaatcggaagcggtaaactatatgtttacattttggtgggctttggtcttgtccggatcggaagcgtgacctagattctagatattgaatcgggaggcggtgaaactttgggttcacaattcggtaccacatgcatagcgtcacatatcttgcattgagtcacattaaaattatgcgataattgaatatgtgaagttgatgtagtggtgatatgtgtatgagtttgataattgaaacgagtgaggTTTGAATACgtatttgattaaatgtgtgaatatgtgataattatggttgtgtatgtaaattgagaatataatagtagaattgaaaaatTATACTCTTTAAGtttgttgtatacttgataacatgtgaaatatgggttgattactattatctacatggttatacatagtgtgattaattacttgaagtgttgatttaaccattgtattccgttatactttcttcataatggttcgtattctcacccttctgttttaatgttgccctcgtttggcgacatgcaggtcctggagtttagtagccgcgtgtgacctagtcggaggtccttccttggttattggagactaggtagtgagtcgatgctctggtcatgaaacactgggtagattaggagtattgaactcatgttatatttgctcatgtattatgctatgacttgtGAACTTTTGTTGGTTGCTTGTCGTTTTGAGAGGCTTATAAGCCAAACATTCTGAGTTTATCTTATGTTGAATTGAGACcattagtcgatgtatgatcatggtatgggacatgaatcattatgaatcacatgagtatcatatttcCGCTGTaaatgcatatccaggttaaattgtgattttatattaagtgttattaaaatgaccaggtgtattgtgttgtatagataaatgctgtcagttttttttaaaggcttttatttatttaattttttaagacatcgatgtgacgcccttttgaattatatgcatgctattctctgattatatgttaaatattttggggtataaaaaggggtgttacactccTTAATATCTCGGTTCCATTCTTATAAGGAAATCAATCCTGTAAATGTTAAGTTGTCAAATTAACAATTTTCCTTAACCGAACACATTGGAATGGCAAGTTTTCTCCCAATTTCTTTATTATAAATGTTCTTTACATACCTGACTTTTCACCCAAATTAAATCATGTATCAAAATTATGCCAAAATTCAAAATGTAGTGTAAGTTTGAATGATACTAAATGTTCCATTTAGGACCAGCAATCTATGAAGATGACACTTGAAAAATTGTCAATAAAGAGGTGTTTTCCCTCAATTTCTCCTCATCATCATCCTCAGCAATGTGCTCACATCGTttgcaaataaataaaacacatcAAGTTACAAAAATGGCAACAAGTTtacatgaaaataataaaatggaaATGTGAATCGCTCATCATCAAATATCTCTTTCCTCTCCTTTTTATCACTCAATTTAAGCATTAAACTAACTTCTATGTATCAAAGTTTCTTTTTGAGTGGGGAACCACCCTTAAGATCAACTTTCACGTCACACTCAAAGTCGTGTACAAACTTAACTAGTCTTTTCTCCAACCTTAGTTCCTTAACAGAGTGGTCGGCTTCCTTGTAGATGTATGTTCCAAAAAGATGAGAAAATGGCTCTGCAACCACCATTTGGGGAACTTGTCCTCACAATGTAGCCTATTATAAGAACACCCACGCTCAGTAGAGCATTCTTTATTCTCCTCGATGCTCAATGGTGTCTTGACCGAATCATCAGAGACATTAGCCTTTAAGCTACCTCTGTGCCTCTCCAAGTTGTGTCCTCTAAAAGCGCTCTTTCATGGATCTTTTATAATGTCTCGTGTGCGATATAGTTGAGGGGAACAACAAAAAAGAACTTATCCTTGAAATTATTAAATGGaataaatgaaagaatgtgttaaAAAAAGATGAGCTCTTCTTGTATTTAGAATCTTTAGGTATCTGAGAACCTCTACCTTGATGTTATTAAAGGGTATTGTAACTCACATTAAAAAAACAAACATCCATACATAGGAGGAACCACACATATCTAACATATTGCTTTAAAGGAGAGCCACCTATCAATTTGAGGACGACCTCACTTCTTGGCATACAAATTTTAACCTCTCAATTGATGTGTATAATAGTGTAAAATACTTACAAAAACATTATTGTCTCGATAAAATCCTGAATTATTATTAATCCATAATCCATCAAGCTCTGCAATTAGGTCGTACATAAGAAATTGTGGTGTAGTTTGAATTAATTATGaacttaaaataaaattacaCGTAATTTGACTCGAATTAAAAACACATTTAAAAAATTGATCTAATATAAATGAGATCATTTGAAATTAGAAACTTTATTTTAAACACTCCATCATAATTGAGCTTGGTTCAATCCTACAAAGACAAGCTCATTTCTTGTCCTTGAGTAAGCTTGGTGCAAAAATTTCTTGAgtatctttctttattttcaTGCAACAAATTTCATAAAACAAACactaaaaacaaatgaaaaatatgactcCTAATTATGATGAAGCATCAAAACTAGCCCTAATAACTAACACTATTTCTTATCCTTTTTAAACAAACAAGTAAAACATGTATACAATCCaataacataataataacaaATGAAAATATTATTGTACATATATAATTACAAAAGCTTAAGATACATGTATTTTACTAAGAATTAGATGTTAAGTTAATCACAAAGGTATTAATTACACAAATATTTATGTTCTCACTTTCTCACATGAAACCAAATGAAAAACTCTCCTTTCATTTGGTGGTTTGATGATCAATGACAGTTTGAAATGCACCAGCCAATGCTCTCACCTTATTCCTTCTCTCTTCTAATAACTTGCTTGCTGTTTCTTCAATCACATCATTGGAAACTTGAGCAGGCACTTTCTTCCCTTGCACCACACtactttcttcttccttttccttTGGTGAATCCACTTTGGTAACTTCTTCAACCTCATTCTCCACTTTTTCATCATCATTTTTCTCTTTTACTTCCATTACTACTTCACTTGATTCTTCTTCCTTCTCCAACTCTTCCTCATTTTTCTCTTTTACTTCCATTACTTCACTTgactcttcttctttctctaacTCTTCCTCATTTTTTATATCttcttgttctttttctttaACCTCATCAACAACTTCTTCTTTTGGTGAATGGTTTGTTTCTTGCTCATCACTCTTGTTAATGTTGCATTCATCTTGGTTTGTATTTGCactctcattctcttcaacttcaTCTTTGGTTTGATCTTCTTTTACTTCTTCTTCCGACACCGCCGTAGGAATCACCTCTTTCACTTTCTCAGAATCAGATTCAAGTTGTAGAGTGTTTTGATCATGCCCTTGATTCTCATTATCAGAATGAATATCTACAATATCTTGTACCTGAGACGGATTAATCCCAGGTGCAATATCATGTACCTGAGACTCATTAATCTCAGGTATACTATCTTGTACCTGAGATTCATTAACATCAGGTACAAGATTTTCAACCTCGTCATGTTCTTGAACACTCTCAACTTTTTCTACTTCTCCAATATTCTCTTCATTTGATATTGCCTCTTTAACTTCCGGTTCCGGTTCCGATTCCGGCTTCGGTTTTGGTTCATTTCCAACaacattctttttttcttttgtttcttctttagtACTACTCTTTGTGGCAACATTCTTTGAATCACTCTTCTTGATAGTATCTTGTTTTGGAGTCTTTGATGAGACTCTTTCTGAAAGTGGTTTATAAGAAGGGATGATGCTTCTAACAAGAGGTTTATGTTGTAGTCTTGAAGGAGAATGTTGAACTTGTTTTGGTACCTTTGAAAGTGAAGGTGGTCTATCAAAAGATCTTCTTCTATTTAAACTAGGTTTGTTTGGAACATTATCATTTCTTAGTCTAAAGGATTGTGATCTTGGTTGTGAGCTAAGTGTTGGTTTGAGATAGTTTGGGATTTGTTTTTCTGATGAGTTTTGTGAGGTGGAACTCTCTATAGAGCTTGATGATGATGGTCTTGAGGTTCtttttgtggttgagtttggaGGAGTATTGGAAGATAAGGGTTTCTTGTCCTTATTCTTCATAAGACTATTAGTATCTTTTGGTTTTGTTGCCATGTATGATGTTTTTTTTGTTGCTATAGTTTATTTATTGAAAAGGGCCTgcatataagaaaaaaataatgtgATGAATGAGATATagatatatatgaaaataaaaaatggacATATGAGGTATGGTGTGGGAAAAGAAAATTAGAAAAGAATGTGGGGGTGTAAGTAGAGATGTGGGAGTATGAATAACAATAACTTGGGATATTTGTTTTTGATAGAGGAGCAGGCCCAATAAGcataaaaagggaaaaaaaatatgttttgataataacaatatTCCTTATTGATAAATTCTGAATTCCTTATAAATGTCAAAAATGTActattaaaaatatgtttaaaaaatctatttttttagatGAAAAATCACACGTAATTTTTATAAGTGTATTTCCGATAATAATTAAGCGTGTGTTTGATTCTAGtgtaaaaaagaaattaatttacGTGAATTGATTCtgtaaaattaattttgactAAATGTGAGTTGCAGGTAAAATTCTTTGTGTTTggaaaaattctttaaaaaaaaggtTGAacgataaattaaattttaaaattatgtttatatGCAAAAGTTACTACCGATTCTAACTTCAAGTTTAGTCAATTTTGAAAAACTGAATTAATTTTCTTTGAGAGCACTAAacatatcaaaattaattttatacgttcataatcaattctaagtgTTCTAACCATAAGACCAAACACCTCAGATGATTGTGATCAATTGATAATCTTTTCtcaatactttaaaaaaaaaaatcatgttctTTTGACATTCCAAAAGGAGAAGAAAAGCAACTATTGCACATGACACAATGATTTATGTTACACACCTCTTTTCGATATTAGAAGAAgcaataaaaaattcaataactTGTGAAAATACAATTCAATATTGAAACAAgcaaccaaaaaagaaaaaggaagagtGAATGcacaacaaacaaagaaaagaatgTTCATGTTTCGAAAACGTACCTTGTTAAAAGAAATTTTGTGGAAGAGTGAAATTGTGGCTTTTGAAAGATGGGATTTATTATATGAAGAAAGAAgcaaagtgaaaagaaaagattATATTGAAAGATAAAAATTGGATAAAGAGAATTGAGAaggttaaaaatatcaaaaattatgtttaaattaAGAAGAAACAAAAAGTGGTGAGGGTGTTTGAATTAGAGGccattaaattaaaacaataaaattgttTTGCGTAAACAAAACAAAGGTGTGAATAACCGGAACATGTGGATTtgaccttttcttttttttaattcaagTAACACAAAAAAGGGTAGATTTTTAAgttattttccatttaatttaatttgaaatgtTTTGTATGTTAAATTAAAAAGAGCATACTTAATTTATCGAATAGATGTTAAATTAA
Encoded proteins:
- the LOC131655050 gene encoding DEK domain-containing chromatin-associated protein 4-like, encoding MATKPKDTNSLMKNKDKKPLSSNTPPNSTTKRTSRPSSSSSIESSTSQNSSEKQIPNYLKPTLSSQPRSQSFRLRNDNVPNKPSLNRRRSFDRPPSLSKVPKQVQHSPSRLQHKPLVRSIIPSYKPLSERVSSKTPKQDTIKKSDSKNVATKSSTKEETKEKKNVVGNEPKPKPESEPEPEVKEAISNEENIGEVEKVESVQEHDEVENLVPDVNESQVQDSIPEINESQVHDIAPGINPSQVQDIVDIHSDNENQGHDQNTLQLESDSEKVKEVIPTAVSEEEVKEDQTKDEVEENESANTNQDECNINKSDEQETNHSPKEEVVDEVKEKEQEDIKNEEELEKEEESSEVMEVKEKNEEELEKEEESSEVVMEVKEKNDDEKVENEVEEVTKVDSPKEKEEESSVVQGKKVPAQVSNDVIEETASKLLEERRNKVRALAGAFQTVIDHQTTK